The Mastomys coucha isolate ucsf_1 unplaced genomic scaffold, UCSF_Mcou_1 pScaffold14, whole genome shotgun sequence genome window below encodes:
- the Chchd7 gene encoding coiled-coil-helix-coiled-coil-helix domain-containing protein 7, giving the protein MPMVTRRLRDPDINPCLLESDASTRCMDENNYDRERCSSYFLKYKNCRRFWNSVMIQRRQNGVQPSMPTAAERDEILGAMQKMPY; this is encoded by the exons ATGCCCATGGTCACACGGCGGCTGAGAGATCCTGACATAAATCCTTGCTTGTTG gaatctgatgcctctaCCAGATGTATGGATGAAAATAATTATGACAGGGAAAGGTGTTCCAGTTACTTCTTGAAGTACAAAAACTGCCGGCGATTCTGG AATTCTGTCATGATCCAAAGAAGACAAAATGGAGTTCAGCCATCTATGCCTACAGCAGCAGAAAGAGATGAGATTTTGGGAGCAATGCAAAAGATGCCCTACTGA